Proteins encoded in a region of the Phycisphaerae bacterium genome:
- a CDS encoding aldehyde dehydrogenase: MKLRKTSWIDGQWVDGKSKVDVLNPATGKSLAKVAQLDAEQIGEAVSAADRAYRSGVWSSKTPQQRAAVLSRAAGILRRRSEEFAQVETANVGKPLKESRFIDVAAAIDTLEYYSSIAGLLSGESPRVGDGMIDFTRREPIGVVGLITPWNFPVMLAVRKLAPALLAGNTAVLKPATVTPLTTLLLAEVLAEAELPAGVANIVTGSGGMVGKVLSEHPAVHKVSLTGSAEVGSKLMAACAGDLKATCMELGGKSPAVVCRDADMEKAVDGVLFGAFLNQGECCCAATRLLLDKPIAKKFLDRFIEAVKGKIVLGDPAEEKTTMGPLISREHLDRVAGYVDRAEREGGKVLYRGEVGGLAAGGFWYPPVVMQADPSMEIYREEVFGPVLAVTVFDGLDALLAAANDTDYGLAASIFTESMPTAERAVRELAAGTVWVNCHNVVFNAAPYGGYKHSGIGRECGVEGLLAYTQIKNAIIYGGSAPFGWY; this comes from the coding sequence ATGAAACTCAGGAAGACGTCGTGGATTGACGGGCAGTGGGTTGATGGCAAGAGCAAGGTGGACGTGCTGAATCCGGCGACCGGGAAGAGTCTGGCGAAGGTCGCGCAGCTTGACGCGGAGCAGATTGGCGAGGCGGTGTCGGCGGCGGACCGGGCGTACCGGAGCGGGGTCTGGTCATCGAAGACGCCGCAGCAGCGGGCGGCGGTGTTGTCCCGTGCGGCGGGGATTTTGCGGCGTCGGTCGGAGGAGTTCGCGCAGGTGGAGACGGCGAACGTGGGCAAGCCGCTGAAGGAGTCGCGGTTTATCGACGTGGCGGCGGCGATCGATACGCTGGAGTATTATTCAAGCATCGCCGGGTTGCTGTCGGGCGAGTCGCCTCGGGTGGGCGACGGGATGATCGATTTCACGCGGCGCGAGCCGATTGGGGTGGTGGGATTGATCACGCCGTGGAATTTTCCGGTGATGCTGGCGGTGCGGAAGCTTGCTCCGGCTCTTCTGGCGGGTAATACGGCGGTGTTGAAGCCGGCGACGGTGACGCCGCTGACGACGCTGCTGCTGGCTGAGGTTCTGGCGGAGGCGGAGCTTCCGGCGGGGGTGGCGAACATCGTGACGGGATCGGGCGGGATGGTGGGGAAGGTGTTGAGCGAGCATCCGGCGGTTCACAAGGTGAGTCTGACGGGTTCGGCGGAGGTGGGCTCGAAGCTGATGGCGGCGTGCGCGGGGGATTTGAAGGCGACGTGCATGGAGTTGGGCGGCAAGAGCCCGGCGGTGGTGTGCCGGGACGCGGACATGGAGAAGGCGGTGGACGGGGTGCTGTTCGGGGCGTTTTTGAATCAGGGCGAATGCTGCTGCGCGGCGACGCGTCTGCTATTGGACAAGCCGATCGCCAAGAAGTTCCTGGATCGGTTCATTGAGGCGGTGAAGGGGAAGATCGTGTTGGGCGATCCGGCGGAGGAGAAGACGACGATGGGTCCGCTGATCAGCCGTGAGCATCTGGATCGGGTGGCTGGTTACGTGGATCGGGCAGAGCGGGAAGGTGGCAAGGTGCTGTATCGGGGGGAGGTCGGCGGGTTGGCGGCGGGCGGGTTCTGGTATCCGCCGGTGGTGATGCAGGCGGATCCGTCGATGGAGATTTACCGGGAGGAGGTTTTCGGTCCGGTTCTGGCGGTGACGGTGTTTGACGGGCTCGACGCGCTGTTGGCGGCGGCGAACGACACGGATTACGGTCTGGCGGCGAGCATTTTCACGGAGAGCATGCCGACGGCTGAGCGGGCGGTTCGGGAGCTGGCGGCGGGCACGGTGTGGGTGAACTGCCACAACGTCGTGTTCAACGCGGCACCGTACGGCGGGTACAAGCACAGCGGGATCGGGCGGGAGTGCGGGGTGGAAGGGCTGCTGGCGTATACGCAGATCAAGAACGCGATCATTTACGGCGGTTCGGCGCCGTTCGGATGGTATTAA